ATAGTTGACTGTCAGCCCCAATATACAGCCATGCCATGATAGCCAGCATAATGATAAAAAACAGGTAGACTATGTTTCTGCCAATCTTTCCAAGCTTTTTCCAGCTGTCACGGAGCGGGACTCCAACCAAAAATGGCAAACTGATAAATTTAAATAACTCGACTAACTGAATGGTAATTGCTTCATCCATTGCTCTTGGAATCATCCAGTAACTCCAAACAACAACAACTAACAGGATTCCTGGAATGCCATTATGATTCCATTTGTAAAAAAATTGCGGAAACCGAATTTGAAAAAAACGTGCCATTAAAAAGCCGGATATGACCAGAAGCGGCATTTGCATATGCATATGAACAATCATAATTGATTCCAGTAAATTGGAAACGGGCGGAAGGATGAGGAATATAAACAGCAATAACCCGTAAAATGCTTGTTTCATTGTTTATGAACCCTCCCCGCTTTCAAGGATTGTATTCACCCTGTCAGCAGCTTCATCGATGAGGGTGTAATCCATAACTTCCAATAAATGTCCCGATTTTCCAATTACATAGAATGCACTGTTATGCGTAAAATTACCATTTCCATCAGGGATGACAATTACACCGAGTTTATCCAGTAATGATTCCAGTTCATCCTTATCATTGATTCTGGCCATCCGCCATGTCTCACCGTCGCTGTTAAAATAACCCCTGTATTTTGCCAAAGTTTCAGGATCATCCCGCTCCGGATCAAAGCTGATACTGAGAAATACAATTTCCTCACCGATATATTTGTCCGGTATTTGTTTATAAACCTCAGCCATATTCATTTCCAATTGGGGACATACGGTAGTACAGCTCGTATACATAAACGTTATGAATACATATCGTCCATCGGCAAATTCATCAAATGTATATGTTCGTTCCTTGCTGTCCTCCAATGTTACCGGAGGAAATTCAGGCTGAGTTTGCACGATTTCTAACGTCCGTGCACTTTCTGCAGTAAAAGCGCGAAATCCGTCTGTACCGGTATAGAACAGGCCAAATCCAAAAATAATTACAACTATTATTGAAATTGCAGTATGCCGGTTTTTGACCATTACGATCACACCCCAGTAGTATTTTTATAGAAAGGCTTTTTTCTAAATGATTAGGACTGCAGTTACCTGTCCCACTGAAAAAATTTGTTGTTTTTGACACAAAAGACATAAACTGCAAAACAGTATTTTTTTAGCGGGGCTCTCTAATCACGAAGATTGAATATATTCGATCTCAGGCTTGATGAACCACTTTTTATCGATTATTTCGCTCTCTTTTGCCCTTCATAAGCTTGATGAACCACTTTTTGCCGATGATTCCGCCCTCTTTTGTGCTTCATAAGCTTGATGAACCACTTTTTGTCGATGATTCCGCCCTCTTTTGCTCTTCATAAGCTTGATGAACCACTTTTCATTAATGATTCTGTTTTCTTTTACTCTTCATAATCCTGTCTTTCCCGAAGGAGTGCCACATCTCGGAGAAGACTTGTAACATAACGAGCACCAAAGTGTATTTCCGGAGCGGTGTTCTAGCACCCATACTAATTCGCGGTTTACGGTTACTGCAATGGTTAAAGAGCAACAAATATAACGAAAAGAGCTATTGGAAAGAGATAGCCCATAAACGAACTATCTCTTTATGATTCATGACTTAGATTAAGCACCCGCGACTAATCGAACACACTCACTTTCAATCTACCACGTCTTAATCGGTGGTGATCCTGGAGGTCCGTTAACGACAAAGTCTACGATTGGCACAACGTAAGCCATGGCTACTACCATCAGCATTAATACGATCCACAGACTCCAGCGCTCGGTCCAGATTGGTGTCTGCTCGGCGTCATCTTCCACTTCACCGATAGGGAATTCCGAATCACCTTTTGGTGCAAAGAACATCATATTGAATACGGCATAAACCTGGATGATAACACCCAAGAGCAGTAATGTTGCCCCGAATCCCATTACATATTCGTATGGCACCCAGCTCAGTGCCGTCGGATGATCCCCGTAAGTTGTAAACGAGGTCCGGCGCGGGTCTCCAAGTAATCCTACCAAATGCTGTGAACCTGACATCAGAATCATCCCGACTGTCCAGATGATTGTCTGAATAATACCTAATTTATTCATTTGCGGTGTCAGCTTACGTTTCGATATATACGGAACGAGCCAATAACAAATCCCGAAGAACGTCAGTACGGCTGTCACACCTACTGTTATATGAAAATGACCGACAACCCACATCGTATTATGAATAACCTGGTTCATCTGGTTACTTGTATTAATTAATCCGCCTGCACCACCAGGGATGAAGGCAATCATAGCAATCATCGGTGCCAGGAAGCGAACATCACCCCATGGCAATTTGGTAAACCAGCCGAACAATCCTTTTCCGCCTTGTTTGCGGCCTGCCCGTTCAAACACTGCAAACATTGCAAATGCAGTCATTAAAGAAGGAAAGGCAATTGAAATACTCATGAATACGTGGAGGAATTTAACTGTTTCAGAGATTCCCGGGTCAATAATCTGATGATGGAATCCGCCTGGGATATTTAAAATTACCAGCAGGATGACAACAACTCTGGCCAATTTATCACTGAAAATTCTTCCTCCGATAATTTTTGGTACGGCAATATACCATGCTGACGTTGCGATAATATACCAGACGTTAACCAATGTGTGTCCAAAACTCCAGAACAATGTTCGGCTTACCATGACATTAACCGTTTCTTTCCAGCCCATTGACCATGGGATAAGTGTCAGCACTTCATACGTTACACCAAGGCTTCCGAAAAACCAGAGAATAAACACACCCATTGTAAAGAATGCAAATAATGGTGTTACCTCACCTTTATGATTTTTCCGCCAGTGGGTGTAATTAATAAATACACCGAATGCACATGACCAAATCCCAAGTACAACAAACACCAATCCGATATAAAACACTGGTGATGCTGCCAATGGCGGATAGAATGTATACAGGACAGATGCTTCATTCATCAGGATTGTCGTAACAACAAGCGCAACCCCGAATAATA
The genomic region above belongs to Virgibacillus doumboii and contains:
- a CDS encoding cbb3-type cytochrome c oxidase subunit I, which gives rise to MANSLTEIIRDDPKKALGVNPKDAKLSKAYLSVAFITLLIGGFLGLVQGLERAGLLQLPAWLNYYQVLTAHGILLILIFTAAFSIGYLYAGFSHTMGGLLPKVRKMAWTGLGLILFGVALVVTTILMNEASVLYTFYPPLAASPVFYIGLVFVVLGIWSCAFGVFINYTHWRKNHKGEVTPLFAFFTMGVFILWFFGSLGVTYEVLTLIPWSMGWKETVNVMVSRTLFWSFGHTLVNVWYIIATSAWYIAVPKIIGGRIFSDKLARVVVILLVILNIPGGFHHQIIDPGISETVKFLHVFMSISIAFPSLMTAFAMFAVFERAGRKQGGKGLFGWFTKLPWGDVRFLAPMIAMIAFIPGGAGGLINTSNQMNQVIHNTMWVVGHFHITVGVTAVLTFFGICYWLVPYISKRKLTPQMNKLGIIQTIIWTVGMILMSGSQHLVGLLGDPRRTSFTTYGDHPTALSWVPYEYVMGFGATLLLLGVIIQVYAVFNMMFFAPKGDSEFPIGEVEDDAEQTPIWTERWSLWIVLMLMVVAMAYVVPIVDFVVNGPPGSPPIKTW
- a CDS encoding SCO family protein encodes the protein MVKNRHTAISIIVVIIFGFGLFYTGTDGFRAFTAESARTLEIVQTQPEFPPVTLEDSKERTYTFDEFADGRYVFITFMYTSCTTVCPQLEMNMAEVYKQIPDKYIGEEIVFLSISFDPERDDPETLAKYRGYFNSDGETWRMARINDKDELESLLDKLGVIVIPDGNGNFTHNSAFYVIGKSGHLLEVMDYTLIDEAADRVNTILESGEGS